The genomic window GATGGTCAGGCTGTCTCCACCCGAGACTCAGTGAAATTGAACTCGCCGTGAAGATGCGGTGTACCCGCGGCAAGACGGAAAGACCCCGTGAACCTTTACTATAGCTTGACACTGAACATTGAGCCTTGATGTGTAGGATAGGTGGGAGGCTTTGAAGTGTGGACGCCAGTCTGCATGGAGCCAACCTTGAAATACCACCCTTTAATGTTTGATGTTCTCACTCAGGCCCGTCATCCGGGCCGAGGACAGTGTCTGGTGGGTAGTTTGACTGGGGCGGTCTCCTCCCAAAGCGTAACGGAGGAGCACGAAGGTTAGCTAATCACGGTCGGACATCGTGAGGTTAGTGCAAAGGCATAAGCTAGCTTGACTGCGAGAGTGACGGCTCGAGCAGGTGCGAAAGCAGGTCTTAGTGATCCGGTGGTTCTGCATGGAAGGGCCATCGCTCAACGGATAAAAGGTACTCCGGGGATAACAGGCTGATACCGCCCAAGAGTTCATATCGACGGCGGTGTTTGGCACCTCGATGTCGGCTCATCACATCCTGGGGCTGAAGTAGGTCCCAAGGGTATGGCTGTTCGCCATTTAAAGTGGTACGCGAGCTGGGTTTAGAACGTCGTGAGACAGTTCGGTCCCTATCTGCCGTGGGCGCTGGAAGATTGAGAGGGGCTGCTCCTAGTACGAGAGGACCGGAGTGGACGCACCACTGGTGTTCGGGTTGTCATGCCAATGGCATTGCCCGGTAGCTACGTGCGGAAGAGATAACCGCTGAAAGCATCTAAGCGGGAAACTTGCCTCGAGATGAGTCTTCCCTGAGGCCTTGAGCCTCCTAAAGGGACGTTAAAGACGATGACGTTGATAGGTCGGGTGTGTAAGCGCTGCGAGGTGTTGAGCTAACCGATACTAATGACCCGTGAGACTTAACCTTACAACACCTGAGCTGTTTGAGAGAGGGCGAAAGCCAGAGCTGTAACGAACGTTAGCGGCAAAGCGCAAGCGACATGAACGCGAGCGCCAGAAAGACGATATCAGCGATGTTCCGGATAACGCCCGATGGTCACGCAAGTGAGGGTTGGGCAGCAAGAGCAGTCTGCATGGTGAAAGCGGTGCGGAAAACGAATTTGCCTGGCGGCACGAGCGCGGTGGTCCCACCTGACCCCATGCCGAACTCAGAAGTGAAACGCCGTAGCGCCGATGGTAGTGTGGGGTCTCCCCATGCGAGAGTAGGGAACTGCCAGGCATCCATTACGTCCTAACGGGTAGCCCGTGACGAGCAGTATCAACAGGTAGCGCGAGCTGCGGTAACACCCGGGATGGTCAACAGGCGTCTGACCTCGCTCATGTTAATCTGGTGTGTGTGTAGTGATTCGGTGGTGCGGTAGTTCAGTCGGTTAGAATACCGGCCTGTCACGCCGGGGGTCGCGGGTTCGAGTCCCGTCCGCACCGCCACTCCAATTAAAAGCCCTGAACATCGGTTTAGGGCTTTTTTTGTTTCAGACACCGAGCAGGCTCCGATCACTGACCGCGGCATAATCGCCTCATGGCGCAACGTTGGGCAATGGCGCAATGTAGCGCTTCTCGGGGTTATCCGGATTGAAGCGGGCGATCTCCGCAAACGACTCCTCAACGGAGCCATAACGCTGCTGGCTAAGGAAACTGCGCCAGGCGTGCCAGCGGTAATGCGGTTCGCCGGGTTCACCCTGATGCTTGTCGAGCAGATATAAGGTAAATTTTACCGGCAGCAGGGTATACAAATTAGCTCCATATTTTTGCGCTTTCACTAAATGATAACGCCTGCCGTCGTGAAACAGGCGGTTGACCAGCACCTTGGCAGAACTGGCGGTAAGACGGCTATCCAGCCATACAAATTTGTCGCTGTTGGCGACGGGTACCATGCTAAATACGCCATCCGGGTGGTGAATGAAAAAACTGATGCCGTGGCAATTATGCGTGTGGTTATTATCGAATTGCCCCAGGATTACCAGGTCAGGTTTGCCATTATTATCAATGTCTACCCGATTACCGCCTGGAACCAGCGGAACCGGCGTCAGATTGGCGCCTGTCGCGCTGACTGAGACAAACAGGGCTAGCAGTAACGCCCTAATTGAATATATTGCCCTCAATCGCCAGAGGCATCTTGGCCGGGCGCAGTAATTGCCGGCTCTCGCAGACCTGATAATCGGCGTTGCTAAAGCGAAATACGTTCAACGTTCCCGGCAAAATGCGCTGAATATGGCAGCCCGTACTGACCGCCGTTTCACCTGCCTGCGGGTCGTGCTGGATATCGTGGTCGTGCAGCGCGCTGATGAGTTTCAATTTATCGGTAATCCACCGGTCGCCCGCATTTACCAGATACACCGGGTTCTGGCCACAGGCATCGGTCAGCAGCGTCAGGGTGCCGTTGCGATCTTCGATAAAAAAGCAAAAGTCACCTTCAGCGAGGCCAAGCGCCGCTGAGCCCAGTTGCGTGCTAATCTGGTAGAGTATTTCCGCCCCGTTAACCACGGGCACACCGCCGGTGAAGTGCGTCGCCAGATGGCGCAGCAGGCGCTTGTTACGCAGCGATCCAATGAGATAGGCGCTGCCGGTGGTGAAGCGATAACTCTGCACCGGGGTTTTGCGCCCGGTAAACAGGCATCCATTACGCAGCATTTCAATATTGCCGCTGCAGCAGTGTGCTAATAGACTGATATCTTTGTTGATATTACCATGAATGATGCAAAAGTCATTGTCCACCATCTCTCAACTCCTCTCGATTATGCTATCGATTGCAGCGCGGTGCCGGCTGCTCGACTTTTAAACTCTCACGATAAACAAGTTTGGCAGTAATGAATACTGGACTATAGTTCAGTAGTTGACGGCGGCGGATGGCCTAATCAGCAGATCAGACCAGGGCCAATGTCCCTATAGGAAAGGCCGGAAAGGTCTTAGCCGATGCCACACAGCTTGGATTGCTGTTGTCGTACCCGGAGTCAGTCTCAGTAAGAAGGGTTTGTGATATACTGTGTGGGTCGGGCCGCTACGTCATGGCTTCACATTGAATTTTCCGGGCCGAGAGCTTATAACAGCATAAGATCGTAAGGTGCCTGTGGACGAAAAACAGCGGGGAATTAACTCAAACACTGCCACGGGCGCAAAAAAAATTTGAGAACATAGGCGGTAACCGTGCCAAAAAAAACATATGCCGTCAGGTATGTCGCGGGCCAGCCAGTCGAGCGTATTTTCCCACCTCTTGCCTCTGGTCAATTAGGTCAGGCGTTGCCGCCGGGAGAACCTCTGCCAGGCTCGCGCATTTTGCGGGTGATGGTATGGAATATCTTCAAACAGCAGCGCGCCAATTGGCTATCGGTTCTGCAGGGGTTTGGAAAAGACACCCAGCTGGTCCTGCTACAGGAAGCGCAAACTACTCCTGAACTGGTCCGATTCGCCACTTCTCATTATCTGGCGGCGGATCAGGTTCCTGCATTGATTTTCCCGCAGCACCCGTCTGGGGTGATGACCTTGTCCGCGGCTCATCCCGTCTACTGCTGTCCGCTACGCGAACGTGAACCGCTGTTACGGTTAGCTAAATCGGCGCTGGTCACCGTATATCCAATCCACAATGGCCAGCTACTAATGGTGGTCAATATCCATGCGGTGAATTTCAGTCTGGGCATTGATGTATACAGTAAGCAGTTGGACCCCATCGGAGAGCAGATCCGTAATCACAGCGGTCCGGTGATCATGGCGGGGGATTTTAACGCCTGGAGCCGACAGCGTATGTTGGCGCTTTACCGTTTCGCGGAACAAATGGGCCTGGGCGAAGTGAGATTTGTCGACGATCAGCGCCGGCGGGCGTTTGGCCGTCCGCTGGATTTCGTTTTTTACCGCGATATGAACGTCTGCGAGGCGTCAGTGCTGGTTACCGAGGCCTCAGACCATAATCCCTTACTGGTCGAGTTTGAGCCTACCCCCGTCGCGCGCGGCCCCCGGCGGAACCGAAAATCGTCGGTATCGGGACTTAGGCCCTCAGCATATGGGGGTCTATATTTCCAATACTGTAGCGGGGTTCAGAACGGGGGATTGCAGACAGACATAAAAAAAGCAGACGTTGTAGCGTATGCTTTTTATAATGCTAACGGTGGCATGAATCTGCCCAGGCATCGCGTCGTGCTGTCTCACATCGCCGAAAAAACGAGGCGATCAGCGCTGCCTCAGGAATCCGTTGACTTGCCGTTAACGAACAGCGTGAGCTTAAGCCCCGGCTGCAGGTTGTTCGCATTAGTCAACGCATCGTTCCAGCGCATTACGTCTTTGATATCGACGCCGTGCCGGCGGGCTATGCTCTCCAGGGAATCCCCCTTGCGCACCTGATAGGTAATGCTGTTGTTGTTGGCAATCTGCATCGTGCCGCTGCCAACTTTCAGCGTCTGGCCCACCTTCAGGCTACGCGCGCTGCGCAGATTATTCCACTTATGCAGTTCAGCGGTTTTAACGTTAAGCCGTTGTGCGATGCCGGATAACGTATCTCCGGCGCGGACCTCATAGCTGCCGCCGAGGTTATCGGCAAGCTGCGTGGACTGTACCACCGCAATGCCGCCTTCCGCCAGCGAGGTACGCAGCTGGGAGGCATGCTCCTTGGGTAGCATTATGTAATGCGGTCCATTGGGCGCCGTCACGTTGCGCTTATAGCCAGTGTTGAAGCTTTTCAACTTGGTCAGCGACAGGCCCGACATTTCCGCCGCCTGCGTCAGGCCGATCTGCTGGCCGACTTCCACCCGCGCCAGTGCGCGCTGTGCATTCGATTTAGGCAACGCGATGCCAAATTGTTTGCTATTCTTAATGAGGTTGCTAAGCGCAAGCATCTTCGGAACATAAATGGTGGTTTCGCGAGGCAGCGCCAACGACCAGAAGTCGGTAGGGCGGCCCCTGGCCTTATTACGCTTAATGGCCTTCATAATACGGCCTTCACCGCTGTTATAGGCAGCGATAGTCAATAGCCAGTCGCCGTCGAACATACGGTTAAGCCGCTGCATCATATCCAGCGCAACGGTGGTAGACGCCACCACATCACGGCGGCCATCATACCACTGATTTTGCTTCAAGCCATAATTCTTGCCTGTCCTGGGAACAATCTGCCAAAGGCCAGCCGCGTTAGAGGCGGATGTTGCCTTAGGGTCAAAAGCGCTCTCCACTATGGGTAGCAGTACCAATTCCATCGGCATCTTACGTTGCTTAATCTGCTCGACAATCCAGTACACGTACGGCTCTGCCCGTAATGTTACATCGTGGAGATAGCTCTTCTGTTTCAAATAACGCTTTTGTTGCTCGCGGACCCGGGCGTTATCCGGTATATGCATCTTCAGCTCGTCGCCAATGAAGTCCCACAAATCGCCTTGCGGCAGGCTAGTGTTAATATCTTGCCATTGCGCGGTGCCCGCTCGGTCATCTGTGTACTTTCCTGCTTCACCTTGACCTGCCGAAGAAACACTCTGTGCATGCTGTTCGTGGGGTGGCGTGTCCTGCCTGGACGCCTGACACCCCACCAGCAAGACCGAGGCGAATAAGATCGCATGAGTCTTCATCTGTATGTCAATAGTCGCTTAAAAGACGGGCAATGGTACTTTGAAGGCTGGGACATTACAAATAAAACCTTTAGAAATGATCCTTCTTCTCGCGTAATGCCGCAAAAACACGCCATTCCTCGCTGGGAGCGGGGTGAACGTTTAATTTGTTTTGTAAATTAACGTCATGGCAACGTAAGAAAAGATTAATTTGTCGCTCTAAATGCAGTTTTGTCGGCATGCTGGGCTGGTTTTTCAGCCGTAACTCTTTAATTTTACGTTGATAATCAGTGATAACGCTATCTTGGGGTAATAGGGCGGCAGCAAAGTTTAAATTGCTTAAAGTATACTCATGTGCGGCACAAATAAGGGTAGCGGACGAAAGCTGGTTAACCTTCTGAAAAGACTCATACATTTGCCTGGGTGTGCCCTCAAACAGCCGGCCGCTACCTGCGGAAAAAACCGTGTCGCCGCAAAAAAGCCAGGGCGCGCTATAAAATCCGATATGTCCGAGTGTATGACCGGGTAATGCCATTATGCTGAAGGTGTGGTCCAGTAATGTCAGGCTATCGCCTTCGTTGACTATCTGCGTTGCGCCTTTGGAACGGGTTTCTTCTGGGCCATAGACTGGCACGGGAAAATGCTGCAGCAGCTCGCTAACGCCGCCTACATGGTCCTGGTGATGATGAGTCAATAAAACGGCGACAGGGGTCAGCCGGTGGTCGGCCAGCGCTTGCAACACCGGCGTCGCATCGCCCGGATCGACCACCAGGCAGCGCCTGTCGTCATTGTGTAAAAGCCAAATGTAATTATCCGCCAATGCGGGAATGCTGATAAGATTCATTGTTAACCTCGTTATTTTTTCTATGGCACTTAGAAGATAGACAAACATGAAACCAGCGCAAAGTAACAAAACGATTAAGGCGCCTGTCTCATGGGACGATATTCCCTGCGGGGCTTACTATCGTCAGGCGCTGGAGCAGGGTTTGAAAGCCTGGTGGCCAAAGCTGTTCGGTTTCCATTTACTTAAAATCGGCGCGCTGAGCGCGGATCTGGATACCAGCGATTGTGCGATTTCTCATCAGGTGAATGTGGGACTTGAAGGCGAGTGTTTGCAGGTTATCGCCGACCCTTATCAATTACCCTTTGCCAATAAGTCGGCTGATGTCTGTCTGCTGGCCCATACCTTATCCTATACCGGCGATCCCCATCGGCTGCTGCGGGAGGTGGACCGCGTGCTTATTGATGACGGCTGGCTGGTCATCACGACGTTTAACCCGGTAAGTATGCTGGGGTTGGGCAAAATCTGCCCGGTTCTCTTTCGCCGCCAGCCGTACAGAAGCCGCATGTATACACAGATGCGGCTATTGGATTGGCTGGGGGTGCTTAATTTCGAGGTTTTGCACCGCACCCATCTGCAGGTGCTGCCGTGGCGGCGCCAGGGGGGGAGGCTGCTCAGCACCCATTTTCCGGCTATCGGTTGCTTGAGCGTGATTGTCGCGCGAAAACGCACATTCCCCCTCAGCCTGACGCCGCTGAAGAACTCGACGCCCTCCCGGGGATTAAGCCGGCCGGTTAACGCCACCACCCGCAGCTGCCGGCAACGGCATGTCTCATAAACAAAGTGAACCCGATTTAATCCGCCCGGCCGCCGCTCGTTTGCGCTTCCACTCGATAACCGATGTCCTCCAATGCCGGATGGCAGGCGGCGGTGCGAGCCAGTTCATCGCAGCGTTCGTTTTCCGGGTGGCCCGAGTGGCCCTTTACCCAATCCCAGCGCAGGGTATGAGGCTGAATGGCCGCGTCCAGCCGCTGCCATAAGTCGACGTTTTTCACGGGTTTCTTGTAGGCGGTTTTCCAGCCCCGCTTTTTCCAGTTGTGTATCCATTGGGTAATCCCCTGGCGGACGTACTGGCTGTCGGTACTAAGCACCACCTCGCAGGCATCCGTCAGCGCCTCCAATGCCACAATCGCCGCCATCAGCTCCATGCGATTATTGGTGGTCAGGCGATAACCGGCGCTGAAGGTTTTTTCGTGCTGCTTATAGCGCAGTATGGCGCCATAGCCGCCGGGACCGGGATTGCCCAGGCACGAACCGTCGGTGAAAATTGCAACCTGTTTACGCATCTCTGGTAAACTTGCTCCATGTTAAAAGCCCAAGTCTGACATAAACGAGCATTATGAGCACTGACATTACGCGACAGATTGTTCTGGATACCGAAACCACCGGTATGAACAAGTTGGGGGTCCACTATGAAGGACACAGGATTATCGAAATCGGCGCGGTGGAGGTCATCAATCGCCGCCTGACCGGCCGGCATTTTCATGTTTATCTGAAACCGGACCGGCTCGTCGATCCCGAAGCGTTCAACGTGCACGGCATCAGCGACGAGTTTCTGGCGGATAAGCCGACATTTGCCGACGTGGCGGACGAGTTTCTGCACTTTATCCGCGGTGGCGAACTGGTCATTCATAATGCCCCCTTCGATATCGGCTTTATGGATTATGAGTTTGGCATGCTAAACCGCGGCATTGCCAAGACTGACACCTTTTGTAAGGTGACGGACAGTTTGCTGCTGGCGCGCAAAATGTTCCCGGGTAAGCGCAACAGCCTGGACGCATTGTGCGACCGCTACTTGATCGATAACAGTAAGCGTACCCTCCACGGCGCATTGCTTGACGCCGAAATTCTGGCGGATGTTTTCCTGCTGATGACCGGTGGCCAGACCGCGATGCGTTTTGCCATGGAAGGAGAGCAAGAGCAACGCGATGTGGGCGAAACCGTACAAATTCAGCGGGTGCAGCGCGTCCAGACGTCGCTGAAGGTGATCTATGCCAGCGACGAGGAGGTCGTAGCCCATGAGCAGCGTTTGGATCTGGTGCAGAAAAAGGGCGGTAGCTGTGTGTGGCGGGCGGAAAGATCTGCACAAAGCGAATAAAATCATCCTGTCAGGTCAAAATGAACGCAGGGTGCTGCAATGATCAGCAAACGATTTCCCGGCGCATAAAAAGCATTGACGTCAAACGGCACTGACCTTACTATTCGCCTCGCTTTCCCGACAAAGCACAAGTGCGGTGCGGTAGTTCAGTCGGTTAGAATACCGGCCTGTCACGCCGGGGGTCGTGGGTTCGAGTCCCATCCGCACCGCCAATCATTTGAAACCCTGTGTTTGCCTAAACACAGGGTTTTGTCTTTTCTGCGGCAGCAGCGCCGCCTTGCATTTCCCCAGCGTATCTTGCGCCAGCCCTGCAGAGATTCAGGCCGCGAATAGCCTGACTAAACCCGTATCCGGGCGTTTTGCTGCTTACCGATGAACCCATTCAATAGCGGGCGGATTGCCACCAACGCCGTCTTCGCCATCATGGCCCGAGCCCAGTCCTAGTTTAAGTGTGAGTTTGAGCCCAAACCTAAACCTAATCCCAAGCCTGAATCTGAGCCCCCAGGCGCTACTCTTCCTTACGGAGGGCGTCGAGCGCGACATTCCGACACAAAAAGAACTAACCGCTCGCGTTATAGGACTAAACTAAAACACCGGCTCACAAAAAAGGAACTGACCATGAGTGACGCGACCGAGAATAAGAGTTTCGATTTCAACGCCAATTACCCGCGCGATCTTATCGGTTATGCCGGAAAGCCCCCTCATGCCGGCTGGCCTCAGCAGGCACGTATCGCGGTGCAATTTGTCCTGAATTATGAAGAAGGGGTCGAAAGTCATGTGCTGCATGGGGACGCGGGTTTCGAAAAGTTCCTTTCCGATATCATTGGCGCCGCCAGTTATCCGGAGAGGCATATGTCGATGGATTCACTGTACGAATACGGCTCACGTGCCGGTTTCTGGCGGATTCACCAGGAGTTCCGCCGCCGCGGTCTGCCGTTGACCGTCTTTGGCGTGGCGCTGGCTGCATTATCAGGGCGTCGATGCCAAAACCGAACGCCAGCATATGCAGCAGGCGGTGAATGGTTGACGCAATTATTTGGTTCAGCGCCGCTGGGTTGGTATACCGGCCACGACAGCCCCAACACCCGGCGGCTGGTGGTGGAGCAGGACGGTTTTCTCTACGACAGTGATTATTACGGCGACGATCTGCCGTTTTGGGCGCAGGTCACCCGCCAGGACGGCACGGTAAAACCGCATCTTATC from Sodalis glossinidius str. 'morsitans' includes these protein-coding regions:
- a CDS encoding carbapenem self-resistance protein CarG family protein, whose translation is MVILGQFDNNHTHNCHGISFFIHHPDGVFSMVPVANSDKFVWLDSRLTASSAKVLVNRLFHDGRRYHLVKAQKYGANLYTLLPVKFTLYLLDKHQGEPGEPHYRWHAWRSFLSQQRYGSVEESFAEIARFNPDNPEKRYIAPLPNVAP
- a CDS encoding carbapenam-3-carboxylate synthase domain-containing protein, whose amino-acid sequence is MVDNDFCIIHGNINKDISLLAHCCSGNIEMLRNGCLFTGRKTPVQSYRFTTGSAYLIGSLRNKRLLRHLATHFTGGVPVVNGAEILYQISTQLGSAALGLAEGDFCFFIEDRNGTLTLLTDACGQNPVYLVNAGDRWITDKLKLISALHDHDIQHDPQAGETAVSTGCHIQRILPGTLNVFRFSNADYQVCESRQLLRPAKMPLAIEGNIFN
- the mltD gene encoding murein transglycosylase D; translation: MKTHAILFASVLLVGCQASRQDTPPHEQHAQSVSSAGQGEAGKYTDDRAGTAQWQDINTSLPQGDLWDFIGDELKMHIPDNARVREQQKRYLKQKSYLHDVTLRAEPYVYWIVEQIKQRKMPMELVLLPIVESAFDPKATSASNAAGLWQIVPRTGKNYGLKQNQWYDGRRDVVASTTVALDMMQRLNRMFDGDWLLTIAAYNSGEGRIMKAIKRNKARGRPTDFWSLALPRETTIYVPKMLALSNLIKNSKQFGIALPKSNAQRALARVEVGQQIGLTQAAEMSGLSLTKLKSFNTGYKRNVTAPNGPHYIMLPKEHASQLRTSLAEGGIAVVQSTQLADNLGGSYEVRAGDTLSGIAQRLNVKTAELHKWNNLRSARSLKVGQTLKVGSGTMQIANNNSITYQVRKGDSLESIARRHGVDIKDVMRWNDALTNANNLQPGLKLTLFVNGKSTDS
- the gloB gene encoding hydroxyacylglutathione hydrolase encodes the protein MNLISIPALADNYIWLLHNDDRRCLVVDPGDATPVLQALADHRLTPVAVLLTHHHQDHVGGVSELLQHFPVPVYGPEETRSKGATQIVNEGDSLTLLDHTFSIMALPGHTLGHIGFYSAPWLFCGDTVFSAGSGRLFEGTPRQMYESFQKVNQLSSATLICAAHEYTLSNLNFAAALLPQDSVITDYQRKIKELRLKNQPSMPTKLHLERQINLFLRCHDVNLQNKLNVHPAPSEEWRVFAALREKKDHF
- a CDS encoding class I SAM-dependent methyltransferase → MKPAQSNKTIKAPVSWDDIPCGAYYRQALEQGLKAWWPKLFGFHLLKIGALSADLDTSDCAISHQVNVGLEGECLQVIADPYQLPFANKSADVCLLAHTLSYTGDPHRLLREVDRVLIDDGWLVITTFNPVSMLGLGKICPVLFRRQPYRSRMYTQMRLLDWLGVLNFEVLHRTHLQVLPWRRQGGRLLSTHFPAIGCLSVIVARKRTFPLSLTPLKNSTPSRGLSRPVNATTRSCRQRHVS
- the rnhA gene encoding ribonuclease HI, with the translated sequence MRKQVAIFTDGSCLGNPGPGGYGAILRYKQHEKTFSAGYRLTTNNRMELMAAIVALEALTDACEVVLSTDSQYVRQGITQWIHNWKKRGWKTAYKKPVKNVDLWQRLDAAIQPHTLRWDWVKGHSGHPENERCDELARTAACHPALEDIGYRVEAQTSGGRAD
- the dnaQ gene encoding DNA polymerase III subunit epsilon produces the protein MSTDITRQIVLDTETTGMNKLGVHYEGHRIIEIGAVEVINRRLTGRHFHVYLKPDRLVDPEAFNVHGISDEFLADKPTFADVADEFLHFIRGGELVIHNAPFDIGFMDYEFGMLNRGIAKTDTFCKVTDSLLLARKMFPGKRNSLDALCDRYLIDNSKRTLHGALLDAEILADVFLLMTGGQTAMRFAMEGEQEQRDVGETVQIQRVQRVQTSLKVIYASDEEVVAHEQRLDLVQKKGGSCVWRAERSAQSE